The nucleotide sequence TGCCGGGGCACAAGGTCGGGCGCTTCTGGAAGTTCAAGAAAGAAGACGTGGACGCCTGGGTGCGGGAAGGCGGTGCCGCCTCTGGCAGCGACGACTTTGACGACAAGGAGCCGCGCAATGC is from Comamonas fluminis and encodes:
- the mads1 gene encoding methylation-associated defense system helix-turn-helix domain-containing protein MAD1, giving the protein MDDRWLSVDEIADYLGVARDTIYSWVTSKGMPGHKVGRFWKFKKEDVDAWVREGGAASGSDDFDDKEPRNA